Proteins from one Mesorhizobium sp. M9A.F.Ca.ET.002.03.1.2 genomic window:
- a CDS encoding sigma-54 dependent transcriptional regulator → MASDILIVDDEEDIRELVAGILSDEGHETRTAFDADSALAAIADRAPRLIFLDIWLQGSRLDGLALLDEIKTMHPNLPVVMISGHGNIETAVSAIRRGAYDFIEKPFKADRLILIAERAIETSKLKREVSDLKLRSGETFDLIGMSSAMSQLRQTIERVAPTNSRVMIIGPSGSGKELAARAIHTLSARKSAPFVTLSAANITPERMEVELFGTESNGVERKVGALEEAHRGILYIDEVADMPRETQNKILRVLVEQQFERVGGTKRVKVDVRIISSTSQNLEAMIADGRFREDLYHRLAVVPVMVPGLAERREDIPYLVDNFMKQISRQAGIRPRRIGDDALAVLQAHNWPGNVRQLRNNVERLMILARGDDADAPITADLLPAEIGDVMPRTPNQSDQHIMALPLREAREQFEKDYLIAQINRFGGNISKTAEFIGMERSALHRKLKSLGV, encoded by the coding sequence ATGGCGTCTGATATTCTCATCGTCGATGACGAGGAAGACATCCGCGAACTAGTCGCCGGTATTCTGAGCGACGAAGGTCACGAAACCCGCACGGCATTCGATGCCGACAGCGCCCTGGCGGCGATCGCCGACCGGGCGCCGAGGCTGATTTTCCTCGATATCTGGCTGCAAGGCTCGCGTCTGGACGGATTGGCGCTGCTGGACGAGATCAAGACGATGCACCCGAACCTGCCCGTGGTGATGATCTCGGGGCACGGCAACATCGAAACGGCGGTCTCGGCCATCCGCCGCGGTGCCTATGACTTCATCGAGAAGCCGTTCAAGGCCGACAGGCTGATCCTCATCGCCGAGCGCGCGATTGAAACCTCGAAACTGAAACGCGAGGTTTCGGACCTCAAGCTGCGCAGTGGCGAAACCTTCGACCTGATCGGCATGTCGTCGGCGATGAGCCAGTTGCGCCAGACCATCGAGCGTGTCGCGCCGACTAACAGCCGCGTCATGATCATCGGCCCGTCCGGGTCAGGCAAGGAACTCGCGGCACGCGCCATCCACACGCTGTCGGCGCGCAAGAGCGCGCCGTTCGTCACGCTGAGCGCTGCCAACATCACGCCCGAACGCATGGAGGTCGAGCTGTTCGGCACCGAATCAAACGGTGTCGAACGCAAGGTCGGTGCGCTTGAAGAAGCCCACCGCGGCATTCTCTACATCGACGAAGTGGCCGACATGCCGCGCGAAACGCAAAACAAGATCCTGCGCGTGCTGGTCGAACAGCAGTTCGAGCGGGTAGGGGGCACCAAGCGGGTCAAGGTCGATGTCCGAATCATATCGTCGACCTCGCAGAACCTGGAAGCGATGATCGCCGACGGCCGATTCCGCGAGGATCTCTATCACCGCCTGGCGGTGGTTCCGGTCATGGTGCCGGGACTGGCCGAGCGGCGGGAGGATATTCCCTATCTGGTCGACAATTTTATGAAGCAGATCTCCCGGCAGGCCGGCATCCGGCCGCGGCGCATCGGCGACGACGCGCTGGCGGTGCTGCAGGCGCACAACTGGCCGGGCAACGTCCGCCAGTTGCGCAACAATGTCGAGCGATTGATGATCCTGGCGCGCGGCGACGATGCCGATGCGCCGATCACCGCCGACCTCTTGCCTGCCGAGATCGGCGATGTCATGCCGCGCACGCCAAACCAATCCGATCAGCACATCATGGCGCTGCCGCTGCGTGAAGCGCGCGAACAGTTCGAGAAGGACTATCTGATCGCCCAGATCAACCGTTTTGGCGGCAATATCTCGAAGACAGCCGAGTTCATTGGCATGGAGCGCTCGGCGCTTCACCGCAAGCTGAAGTCGCTGGGCGTCTGA
- the dusB gene encoding tRNA dihydrouridine synthase DusB, giving the protein MRDVTKLASPLDVGGVRIRNRAFLAPMSGISDEPFRQRAYAHGAGLVVSEMVASGELARGRAGSGLRIRHSGLPVHMVQLAGREAAHMAEGARIAAGEGADIVDINMGCPAKKVTGGYAGSALMRDLDHALSLIEAVVGAVEVPVTVKMRLGWDETALTAPMLARRAEQAGVKMVTVHGRTRCQFYQGKADWRAIARIKQAVSIPVVANGDVGSPAEAAMILDQSGADAVMIGRAHYGAPWTAGSIAAAAARETTPDVPESPQALADYVVAHYEDMLTLYGIESGVRQARKHLGWYLDRHAAGVVGEQRKAILTSFEPVRVIAALREVFSSAPEAMNLRSAA; this is encoded by the coding sequence ATGCGCGACGTGACTAAATTGGCTTCGCCGTTGGACGTGGGTGGCGTGAGAATCCGCAATCGCGCCTTTCTCGCGCCCATGTCGGGTATATCAGATGAACCGTTTCGGCAGCGTGCCTATGCGCATGGCGCCGGATTGGTCGTCTCGGAGATGGTGGCGAGCGGCGAACTTGCCAGGGGCAGAGCCGGTTCCGGCCTGCGCATCCGTCACTCCGGGCTGCCTGTTCACATGGTCCAGCTTGCCGGCCGCGAGGCGGCGCATATGGCCGAGGGCGCCCGAATCGCCGCGGGCGAGGGCGCCGACATCGTCGACATCAATATGGGCTGCCCGGCCAAGAAGGTGACGGGCGGTTATGCCGGTTCGGCGCTGATGCGCGATCTCGATCACGCTCTGTCGCTGATTGAGGCGGTGGTCGGCGCCGTCGAGGTGCCGGTTACGGTCAAGATGCGGCTCGGCTGGGACGAAACCGCGCTCACCGCGCCGATGCTGGCGCGCCGCGCCGAGCAGGCGGGCGTCAAGATGGTGACGGTGCACGGCCGCACGCGTTGCCAGTTCTACCAGGGCAAGGCCGACTGGCGCGCCATCGCACGCATAAAGCAGGCTGTGTCGATCCCGGTTGTCGCCAATGGCGATGTCGGCTCGCCGGCGGAGGCAGCAATGATCCTCGACCAGTCGGGCGCCGACGCGGTGATGATCGGCCGCGCGCATTATGGCGCGCCGTGGACGGCGGGCAGCATCGCGGCAGCCGCGGCAAGAGAGACAACGCCCGACGTGCCCGAAAGCCCGCAAGCTCTGGCCGACTACGTGGTCGCCCACTACGAGGACATGCTGACGCTCTACGGCATCGAAAGCGGCGTGCGCCAGGCGCGCAAGCATCTTGGCTGGTATCTCGACCGCCACGCCGCTGGCGTCGTCGGTGAGCAGCGAAAGGCCATCCTCACCTCCTTCGAGCCCGTCCGCGTCATTGCCGCGTTGCGCGAGGTGTTTTCAAGCGCTCCCGAGGCGATGAACCTGCGGAGCGCAGCATGA
- a CDS encoding nitrogen regulation protein NR(II), giving the protein MNATVAQSMDMADAAHIVLNTIRRPVIMVDAEGFITFANADAEDFFRSSATMLARNTLPKLIPFGSPLLTLVDQVRERRAPVNEYRVDVSSPRLGIEKVVDLYVAPVPEFPGAVVVMFQERSMADKIDRQMTHRGAARSVTGLAAMLAHEIKNPLSGIRGAAQLLELSASDEDRALTRLITDETDRIVSLVDRMEVFSDERPIDRYPVNIHVVLDHVKAIAKNGFAKKIKILEDYDPSLPPVFANRDQLIQVFLNLVKNAAEAIGGDPQGEISLTTAFRPGIRVSVPGTQGRVSLPLEFCVRDNGSGVSEDILPILFDPFITTKPNGSGLGLALVAKIVGEHGGIIECDSTPRGTTFRILMPAWKETPFGTDDDGEGDRK; this is encoded by the coding sequence ATGAATGCCACCGTTGCACAGAGCATGGACATGGCGGACGCCGCTCACATCGTACTCAACACGATCCGTCGCCCGGTAATCATGGTCGATGCGGAAGGGTTCATCACCTTCGCCAATGCCGATGCCGAGGACTTCTTCCGCTCGAGCGCGACCATGCTCGCCCGTAACACATTACCCAAGCTCATTCCCTTCGGCAGCCCGCTGCTGACGCTTGTCGACCAGGTGCGCGAGCGCCGGGCGCCCGTCAACGAATACCGGGTCGATGTGTCGTCGCCACGCCTTGGCATCGAGAAAGTCGTCGATCTCTACGTCGCGCCGGTGCCGGAATTCCCGGGCGCCGTGGTGGTGATGTTTCAGGAACGATCGATGGCCGACAAGATCGATCGGCAGATGACGCATCGCGGTGCGGCGCGTTCGGTGACCGGCCTAGCCGCGATGCTTGCCCACGAGATCAAGAACCCGCTGTCCGGCATCCGGGGCGCTGCCCAACTGCTTGAACTGTCGGCTTCCGACGAGGATCGCGCGCTGACCCGGCTGATCACCGATGAGACCGACCGTATTGTCTCGCTGGTCGATCGCATGGAGGTGTTTTCCGACGAGCGGCCCATCGACCGCTATCCGGTCAACATCCATGTCGTACTGGACCATGTGAAGGCGATTGCAAAGAACGGTTTTGCAAAGAAAATCAAGATATTGGAGGATTATGATCCATCACTGCCTCCGGTCTTCGCCAACCGCGACCAGCTCATCCAGGTGTTCCTCAACCTGGTCAAGAATGCGGCCGAGGCCATCGGCGGCGATCCGCAAGGCGAGATCAGTCTGACGACCGCGTTCCGTCCGGGCATCCGTGTCTCCGTTCCGGGAACGCAGGGCCGCGTGTCGTTGCCGCTGGAATTCTGCGTCCGCGACAACGGCTCCGGCGTTTCCGAAGATATCCTGCCGATCCTGTTCGACCCCTTCATCACCACCAAGCCGAACGGGTCGGGGCTTGGTCTGGCGCTGGTCGCGAAAATCGTCGGCGAGCATGGCGGCATCATCGAATGCGATTCGACGCCGCGCGGAACCACCTTCCGCATCCTGATGCCAGCCTGGAAAGAAACGCCGTTTGGCACAGACGATGATGGCGAAGGAGACCGCAAATGA
- the ntrC gene encoding nitrogen regulation protein NR(I) codes for MTVRGNILVADDDAAIRTVLNQALSRVGHEVRVTSNASTLWRWVAAGEGDLVITDVVMPDENAFDMLPRIKKARPELPVIVMSAQNTFMTAIRASETGAYEYLPKPFDLTELLNIVNRALSEPRRPKIDARADEPPETMPLVGRSAAMQDIYRMLARMMQTDLTVMISGESGTGKELVARALHEYGRRRGGPFVAINMAAIPRDLIESELFGHEKGAFTGAQNRSTGRFEQAEGGTLFLDEIGDMPMEAQTRLLRVLQQGEYTTVGGRTPIKTDVRIVAATNKDLRTLINQGLFREDLFYRLNVVPLRLPALRERSEDVPDLVRHFFKLGASEGLQTKRISTGGIELMKRYPWPGNVRELENLVRRLAALYSQDEISAEIIEAELKTGDRPVVPGGGNLIPDDLSIGQAVEHFLQRYFASFAGELPPAGLYQRILSEVEYPLVLASMTATRGNQIKAAELLGLNRNTLRKKIRELGVNVYKSSRQA; via the coding sequence ATGACTGTTCGCGGCAATATTCTCGTCGCCGACGACGATGCGGCCATCCGCACGGTCCTCAATCAGGCGCTTTCGCGCGTCGGCCATGAGGTGCGCGTGACGTCCAACGCCTCGACGCTGTGGCGCTGGGTGGCGGCGGGCGAGGGCGATCTCGTCATCACCGACGTGGTCATGCCGGACGAGAATGCCTTCGACATGCTGCCGCGCATCAAGAAGGCGCGGCCGGAACTGCCCGTCATCGTCATGAGCGCCCAGAACACGTTCATGACCGCGATTCGGGCTTCCGAAACCGGCGCCTACGAATACCTGCCAAAACCGTTCGACCTGACCGAGCTTCTCAACATCGTCAACCGGGCGCTTTCCGAGCCGCGACGGCCGAAGATCGATGCGCGGGCGGACGAGCCGCCGGAAACGATGCCGCTGGTCGGCCGCTCGGCCGCCATGCAGGATATCTACCGCATGCTGGCACGCATGATGCAGACCGATCTGACGGTGATGATCTCAGGCGAATCGGGCACCGGCAAGGAACTGGTTGCACGTGCGCTGCACGAATATGGCCGTCGTCGCGGCGGCCCTTTCGTCGCGATCAACATGGCGGCGATTCCGCGCGATCTGATCGAATCGGAACTGTTCGGGCACGAGAAGGGCGCCTTCACTGGCGCGCAGAACCGTTCCACCGGCCGTTTCGAGCAGGCCGAAGGCGGCACGCTCTTCCTCGACGAGATCGGCGACATGCCGATGGAGGCGCAGACGCGCCTGCTGCGTGTCCTGCAGCAGGGCGAATACACCACTGTCGGCGGCCGCACGCCGATCAAAACCGACGTGCGCATCGTCGCCGCCACCAACAAGGATCTGCGCACGCTGATCAATCAGGGGCTTTTCCGCGAGGATCTGTTCTATCGCCTGAATGTCGTGCCGCTCAGGCTGCCGGCGCTGCGCGAGCGGTCCGAGGACGTTCCGGATCTCGTCCGGCACTTCTTCAAGCTCGGCGCCAGTGAAGGCCTGCAGACCAAGCGGATTTCCACCGGCGGCATCGAGCTGATGAAGCGCTACCCGTGGCCTGGCAATGTGCGCGAGCTCGAAAATCTTGTCCGTAGGCTGGCCGCGCTCTATTCGCAGGATGAGATTTCCGCCGAGATCATCGAGGCGGAACTGAAGACCGGCGACAGGCCGGTCGTTCCCGGCGGCGGCAACCTTATTCCCGACGATTTGTCCATCGGCCAGGCGGTGGAACATTTCCTGCAGCGCTATTTTGCGTCGTTCGCCGGTGAATTGCCGCCGGCCGGGCTCTATCAGCGCATTCTCTCCGAGGTCGAATATCCGCTGGTCCTTGCCTCGATGACGGCAACCCGCGGCAACCAGATCAAGGCCGCGGAACTCCTGGGGCTCAACCGCAACACGCTGCGCAAGAAGATCCGCGAGCTTGGCGTCAACGTCTACAAATCGTCCAGGCAAGCGTAG
- a CDS encoding PAS domain-containing sensor histidine kinase codes for MASRAPRLSDPLFSEPGTRDGRRLLALPGVVAVVGALVTAAISFAILVGATPITPDERTTLALIALNAAFILFLIALVGREVHRIAMARRRGKAASRLHVRIVAMFALVAAIPAIMVAIIASITLDIGLDRWFEIRTKTIVNSSLSIADAYVQENARNLQGTTLSMAYDLDASRTLYGLDRTGFLDLMNKEAVGRSLAHAALVKPDGSFVMSAKTDADFAMPEPPEGAMSSAADGRPVLIEPKTRNIMGAIVKLREIEGLYLYTIRLVDPEVIKARQIVRANTDEYRGLESNRRTSQVAFALPYLSLTLIIILSAIWTGIAVADRLVRPIRQLIGAADEVATGNLDVAVPVRPSDGDVASLGNTFNKMLLELKSQRNEILSAKDLIDERRRFSEAVLAGVTAGVIGVDPYGIVTIVNRSAETMLAISATAALGQNLSALLPHVGRVFEIGRKSGKPVYREQVTFYRAGTERTFNVQITVEAGDDGSEEKSYVVTVDDITDLVQAQRSSAWADVARRIAHEIKNPLTPIQLSAERIKRRYGKVITEDREVFDQCTDTIIRQVEDIGRMVDEFSAFARMPKPEMKALDLRESLREASFLVEVSRADITFERVFGNEPLKGTFDSRLMAQAFGNVIKNAAEAIDGLDQKDRSHGIIRIQAGRQNGAIRIDVIDNGKGLPRENRQRLLEPYMTTREKGTGLGLAIVKKIVEDHGGQLELHDAPADFHGGRGAMISIILPLATTVPLRGEDRTEHERETEKVGNGV; via the coding sequence ATGGCTTCACGGGCACCGAGACTGAGCGACCCGCTTTTCAGCGAGCCCGGAACAAGAGACGGGCGTCGGCTGCTTGCGCTGCCCGGCGTCGTGGCGGTTGTCGGTGCGCTGGTTACGGCGGCGATATCCTTCGCCATTCTCGTCGGCGCCACGCCGATCACGCCGGACGAAAGGACGACGCTGGCGCTTATCGCCCTCAATGCGGCGTTCATCCTGTTCCTGATCGCGCTGGTCGGCCGCGAAGTGCATCGTATCGCGATGGCGCGCCGGCGTGGCAAGGCGGCGTCGCGACTGCATGTGCGGATCGTCGCGATGTTCGCGCTGGTCGCCGCGATTCCGGCCATCATGGTGGCGATCATCGCCTCGATCACGCTCGACATTGGCCTCGATCGCTGGTTCGAGATCCGCACCAAGACGATCGTCAATTCGTCGCTGTCGATTGCCGATGCCTATGTGCAGGAGAACGCGCGCAATCTCCAGGGAACGACCCTGTCGATGGCCTACGATCTCGACGCCTCCCGCACGCTTTACGGCCTCGATAGAACCGGCTTCCTCGATCTGATGAACAAGGAAGCGGTGGGGCGCTCGCTGGCCCACGCCGCACTGGTCAAGCCTGACGGTTCGTTCGTCATGAGCGCCAAGACCGACGCCGATTTTGCCATGCCGGAACCGCCGGAAGGCGCCATGAGCAGTGCTGCCGACGGCAGGCCGGTGCTGATCGAGCCGAAGACGCGCAACATCATGGGCGCCATCGTCAAGCTGCGCGAGATCGAAGGGCTCTATCTCTACACCATCCGCCTCGTCGATCCCGAGGTGATCAAGGCGCGGCAGATTGTCAGAGCCAACACCGACGAGTATCGCGGCCTGGAAAGCAATCGCCGCACCTCGCAGGTGGCCTTCGCGCTTCCCTATCTGTCGCTGACGCTGATCATCATTCTGTCCGCCATCTGGACCGGCATTGCCGTCGCCGACCGCCTGGTGCGGCCCATCCGTCAGCTGATCGGCGCGGCCGACGAGGTCGCGACCGGCAATCTCGACGTTGCCGTGCCCGTTCGGCCTTCCGACGGCGACGTCGCCTCGCTCGGCAACACCTTCAACAAGATGCTGCTGGAACTGAAGTCGCAGCGTAACGAGATCCTGTCCGCCAAGGATTTGATCGACGAACGGCGCCGCTTTTCTGAAGCCGTGCTTGCCGGCGTCACCGCCGGCGTCATTGGCGTCGATCCGTATGGTATCGTCACCATCGTCAACCGGTCGGCCGAAACGATGCTGGCGATATCGGCCACCGCCGCACTCGGGCAGAATCTCTCCGCCCTGCTGCCGCATGTCGGTCGCGTCTTCGAGATCGGTCGAAAGTCGGGCAAGCCTGTCTATCGCGAGCAGGTGACCTTTTATCGCGCCGGCACGGAGCGGACCTTTAACGTGCAGATCACGGTCGAGGCCGGCGACGACGGTTCGGAGGAGAAATCCTATGTGGTGACGGTCGACGACATCACCGATCTGGTCCAGGCGCAGCGCTCCTCGGCCTGGGCGGATGTGGCGCGGCGTATCGCCCACGAGATCAAGAACCCGCTGACGCCGATCCAGCTTTCCGCCGAGCGCATCAAGCGCCGCTACGGCAAGGTTATCACCGAAGACCGCGAGGTTTTCGATCAGTGCACCGACACGATCATCAGGCAAGTGGAGGATATCGGCCGCATGGTCGACGAGTTCTCCGCTTTCGCACGCATGCCCAAGCCCGAGATGAAGGCCCTCGATTTGCGCGAATCGTTGCGCGAAGCCTCGTTCCTCGTCGAAGTGAGTCGCGCCGATATCACCTTCGAGCGCGTGTTCGGCAACGAGCCGCTCAAAGGCACTTTCGACAGCCGCCTGATGGCGCAGGCTTTCGGCAACGTTATCAAGAACGCAGCCGAGGCGATCGACGGACTTGATCAAAAGGATCGCTCGCACGGCATAATCCGGATTCAAGCCGGACGGCAGAATGGCGCGATTCGCATCGACGTCATCGACAATGGCAAGGGTTTGCCGCGCGAGAATCGTCAGCGACTGCTCGAGCCTTATATGACGACACGCGAGAAGGGCACGGGGCTCGGCCTCGCTATCGTCAAGAAGATAGTGGAGGACCATGGCGGCCAGCTCGAACTGCATGACGCGCCGGCTGATTTCCACGGCGGGCGAGGCGCGATGATCAGCATCATCCTGCCGCTTGCCACCACTGTGCCGTTGCGCGGCGAAGACAGGACGGAACACGAAAGAGAAACTGAAAAGGTCGGTAATGGCGTCTGA
- a CDS encoding bifunctional 2-C-methyl-D-erythritol 4-phosphate cytidylyltransferase/2-C-methyl-D-erythritol 2,4-cyclodiphosphate synthase yields MTDASKKPSAVDDKVAVVIVAAGRGARAGQADGPKQYQRIGGRAVIARTLDMFLAHPRIGPVVVAIHADDSALFRSAAGGNADRVVAITGGASRQDSVRLGLLALRSHAPGQVLIHDAVRPFVDAELIDRTIAAIGERQGALPALPVADTLKRESAAGIIGETVSRNGLHAAQTPQGFPFWPILAAHEKAHHLGKADFTDDAAIAEWAHIPVKIVPGSPDNVKLTWARDISMADQRLSGERPRFPDVRTGNGYDVHAFEPGDHVTLCGVSIPHDKRLSGHSDADVGLHALTDALLATCGAGDIGTHFPPSDPQWKGVASRIFVEHAAKLVRARGGRIANADITLICEAPRVGPHREAMTKTLSAVLGISRDRVSIKATTNEKLGFVGREEGIAAIATASVVFPGDVPE; encoded by the coding sequence ATGACAGATGCAAGCAAAAAACCTTCGGCTGTAGACGACAAAGTTGCCGTGGTTATCGTCGCCGCCGGCCGCGGCGCGCGCGCCGGGCAGGCCGACGGGCCGAAGCAATACCAAAGGATCGGCGGCCGTGCGGTCATCGCGCGCACACTGGACATGTTTTTGGCGCATCCGAGAATCGGGCCTGTCGTCGTCGCCATCCACGCCGACGACAGCGCGCTTTTTCGCAGCGCCGCCGGAGGCAACGCCGATCGGGTTGTTGCGATCACCGGTGGCGCGTCCAGGCAGGACTCCGTTCGGCTCGGGCTGCTTGCGCTGAGAAGCCATGCGCCGGGCCAGGTTCTGATCCATGATGCCGTTCGTCCGTTCGTCGACGCGGAATTGATAGACCGTACGATCGCCGCCATCGGCGAGCGGCAGGGGGCGTTGCCTGCCCTCCCCGTCGCCGACACACTGAAACGCGAGTCGGCCGCCGGCATAATCGGCGAGACGGTTTCCAGAAACGGGCTTCATGCCGCGCAGACGCCGCAAGGCTTTCCGTTTTGGCCGATTCTGGCCGCCCATGAAAAGGCCCATCACCTGGGCAAGGCGGACTTCACCGATGACGCCGCGATTGCCGAATGGGCACATATTCCGGTGAAAATCGTTCCGGGCTCGCCGGACAATGTCAAGCTGACCTGGGCAAGGGATATTTCGATGGCGGATCAGCGGCTTTCCGGCGAGCGGCCGCGTTTTCCAGACGTCCGCACCGGCAACGGCTATGACGTCCATGCCTTCGAGCCCGGCGATCACGTGACCTTGTGCGGCGTCTCCATCCCGCATGACAAGAGACTGTCCGGCCATTCGGACGCCGATGTCGGCCTGCACGCCCTGACCGACGCATTGCTCGCCACCTGCGGCGCCGGCGACATCGGCACGCATTTCCCGCCGTCGGATCCGCAGTGGAAAGGCGTGGCCTCGCGGATCTTCGTCGAGCATGCGGCCAAGCTGGTGCGCGCGCGCGGCGGGCGCATCGCCAATGCCGACATCACGCTGATCTGCGAGGCGCCACGCGTCGGCCCGCATCGCGAGGCGATGACTAAGACCCTTTCGGCGGTGCTGGGAATTTCCCGGGACCGTGTCTCGATCAAGGCGACAACCAACGAAAAGCTCGGCTTTGTCGGCCGAGAGGAAGGCATAGCGGCCATCGCGACCGCCAGCGTCGTGTTTCCAGGGGACGTCCCCGAATGA